Proteins encoded together in one Epinephelus moara isolate mb chromosome 2, YSFRI_EMoa_1.0, whole genome shotgun sequence window:
- the git1 gene encoding ARF GTPase-activating protein GIT1 isoform X5 translates to MSRKLQRTEVCADCSAPDPGWTSINRGVLICDECCSVHRSLGRHISIVKHLRHSGWPPALLQMVQTLASNGANSIWEHSLLDPAQVQSGRRKPNPQDKVHPTKSEFIRAKYQMLAFVHKLPCRDDDGVTTKDLSKQLHSSVRTGSLETCLRLLSLGAQANFFHPEKGTTPLHVAAKAGQILQAELLVVYGADPGAPDINGRTPMDYARQAGHIELAERLVECQYELTDRLAFYLCGRRPDHKNGHYIIPQMADRARPKCPTQSLDLSELAKAAKKKLQALNNRLFEELAMDVYDEVDRRENDAVWLTTQNHSTLVTERSAVPFLPVNPEYSATRNQGRQKLARFNAREFATLIIDILSDAKRRQQGKGLSSPTDQLDLGIDDDQHDYDSVASDEDTDSELTTQNNNNTQRSNRAKSMDSSDLSDGPITLQEYLEVKKALASSEAKVQQLMKVNNNLSEELRRLQKEITRMQTENSAMRGGQQAGGAAGHGVGGPGGGGGGGGHWQGGGMRGISGGGLGGFGPGADPPGLSVPSSVAPHSHPHRRDRQAFSMYEPGAAPGPTAHGPPALDSLAARLQPLNTPSVRKGGSGGPAPYGGQHLSGSTEMGRYMVPKPEKHGSGTDSDYDNTQTYDLSLRAVNLGHRLTRSMGRSSEEEGRGESEEGGGGEAGEPDPTLPCTEDVILKTEQVTKNIQELLRAAQEFKHDSFVPCSEKIHSAVTEMASLFPKI, encoded by the exons ATGTCGAGGAAGCTACAGAGGACAGAAGTCTGCGCTGACTGCAGTGCGCCAG ACCCGGGCTGGACCAGTATCAACCGAGGGGTCCTGATCTGTGATGAATGCTGTTCAGTCCACCGCAGCTTAGGCCGCCATATCTCCATAGTCAAGCACCTGAGGCACAGCGGATGGCCTCCCGCACTACTGCAG ATGGTTCAGACCTTGGCCAGTAACGGGGCCAACTCCATATGGGAACACAGTCTTCTGGACCCTGCTCAGGTACAGAGCGGTCGGAGGAAACCCAACCCCCAGGACAAAGTCCA TCCCACTAAGTCAGAGTTCATCAGAGCCAAATACCAGATGCTGGCCTTTGTGCACAAGCTGCCCTGCCGCGATGATGATGGCGTCACCACCAAGGACCTCAGCAAG CAACTTCACTCAAGTGTGCGGACGGGAAGTTTAGAGACGTGTCTTCGGCTCCTGTCCCTCGGCGCTCAGGCCAACTTCTTCCACCCG GAGAAAGGCACTACCCCGCTCCATGTGGCAGCCAAGGCAGGTCAGATCCTGCAGGCtgagctgctggtggtgtaCGGTGCAGACCCCGGAGCACCTGACATCAACGGACGCACACCTATGGACTACGCAAG GCAGGCGGGTCATATAGAGCTAGCAGAGCGGCTGGTAGAGTGTCAGTATGAACTGACGGACAGACTAGCCTTCTACCTTTGTGGACGGCGCCCAG aTCACAAGAATGGCCATTATATCATTCCTCAAATGGCAGACAG AGCTCGTCCTAAGTGCCCGACACAGAG TCTGGACCTCTCAGAATTGGCCAAGGCTGCCAAGAAGAAGCTCCAAGCG CTCAACAATCGGCTCTTTGAGGAGTTAGCGATGGATGTCTATGACGAGGTAGATCGCAGAGAAAACGATGCAG TGTGGCTTACAACCCAGAACCACAGCACTCTGGTCACAGAACGCAGCGCAGTGCCCTTCCTACCAGTCAATCCTGAGTACTCTGCCACACGTAACCAG GGCCGTCAGAAGCTGGCTCGTTTCAACGCTCGGGAGTTTGCCACGCTTATCATCGACATCCTGAGTGACGCCAAAAGGAGACAGCAGGGGAAAGGGCTCAGCAGTCCTACTG ATCAATTGGATTTGGGCATAGATGATGACCAGCATGACTACGACAGCGTAGCTTCCGATGAAGACACAGACAGCGAGCTTACCACCCAGAACAATAACAACACACAACGCAGCAACCGTGCAAAG AGTATGGACTCATCAGATTTGTCAGATGGCCCCATCACCCTGCAGGAGTACCTGGAGGTGAAGAAGGCTCTGGCCTCCTCAGAAGCCAAGGTGCAGCAGCTGATGAAGGTTAACAACAACCTGAGCGAGGAGCTCCGGCGGCTTCAGAAGGAG ATCACGCGGATGCAGACAGAGAACAGTGCGATGCGGGGGGGCCAGCAGGCTGGGGGGGCAGCTGGCCATGGGGTAGGGGGgcctggtggaggaggaggcggaggaggccACTGGCAAGGGGGTGGGATGAGAGGAATAAGCGGAGGGGGTCTGGGTGGGTTTGGGCCAGGAGCGGACCCCCCGGGGCTGTCGGTGCCCTCCTCAGTCGCCCCCCACTCCCATCCCCATCGAAGGGACCGCCAGGCCTTCTCAATGTACGAGCCAGGGGCAGCCCCAGGCCCTACGGCCCATGGTCCCCCAGCCCTGGACTCCCTGGCAGCCCGCCTGCAGCCCCTCAACACACCCAGC GTACGGAAGGGTGGCTCAGGGGGTCCAGCACCGTATGGAGGCCAGCATCTGTCTGGATCTACAGAGATGGGCAGATACATG GTCCCCAAACCAGAGAAGCATGGCAGTGGCACTGACAGCGACtatgacaacacacaaacatacgaCCTCTCGCTAAG AGCTGTAAATTTGGGCCACAGACTGACACGGAG TATGGGCcgcagcagtgaggaggaagGTCGCGGGGAGTctgaggagggaggaggtggggagGCGGGGGAGCCGGACCCCACCCTGCCCTGCACAGAGGATGTCATACTGAAGACTGAGCAGGTGACCAAGAACATCCAGGAGCTGCTCAGGGCTGCTCAGGAGTTCAAACACGACAG CTTTGTTCCATGTTCTGAGAAGATCCACTCTGCTGTCACTGAGATGGCCTCACTCTTCCCCAAA ATTTAA
- the git1 gene encoding ARF GTPase-activating protein GIT1 isoform X4 encodes MSRKLQRTEVCADCSAPDPGWTSINRGVLICDECCSVHRSLGRHISIVKHLRHSGWPPALLQMVQTLASNGANSIWEHSLLDPAQVQSGRRKPNPQDKVHPTKSEFIRAKYQMLAFVHKLPCRDDDGVTTKDLSKQLHSSVRTGSLETCLRLLSLGAQANFFHPEKGTTPLHVAAKAGQILQAELLVVYGADPGAPDINGRTPMDYARQAGHIELAERLVECQYELTDRLAFYLCGRRPDHKNGHYIIPQMADRARPKCPTQSLDLSELAKAAKKKLQALNNRLFEELAMDVYDEVDRRENDAVWLTTQNHSTLVTERSAVPFLPVNPEYSATRNQGRQKLARFNAREFATLIIDILSDAKRRQQGKGLSSPTDQLDLGIDDDQHDYDSVASDEDTDSELTTQNNNNTQRSNRAKSMDSSDLSDGPITLQEYLEVKKALASSEAKVQQLMKVNNNLSEELRRLQKEITRMQTENSAMRGGQQAGGAAGHGVGGPGGGGGGGGHWQGGGMRGISGGGLGGFGPGADPPGLSVPSSVAPHSHPHRRDRQAFSMYEPGAAPGPTAHGPPALDSLAARLQPLNTPSVRKGGSGGPAPYGGQHLSGSTEMGRYMVPKPEKHGSGTDSDYDNTQTYDLSLSSEEEGRGESEEGGGGEAGEPDPTLPCTEDVILKTEQVTKNIQELLRAAQEFKHDSFVPCSEKIHSAVTEMASLFPKRPALDAVHCSLRLLASSASRLQVECRKAAPSEPGGPAVDYQLLTQQVIQCAYDIAKAAKQLVTITTREKKQ; translated from the exons ATGTCGAGGAAGCTACAGAGGACAGAAGTCTGCGCTGACTGCAGTGCGCCAG ACCCGGGCTGGACCAGTATCAACCGAGGGGTCCTGATCTGTGATGAATGCTGTTCAGTCCACCGCAGCTTAGGCCGCCATATCTCCATAGTCAAGCACCTGAGGCACAGCGGATGGCCTCCCGCACTACTGCAG ATGGTTCAGACCTTGGCCAGTAACGGGGCCAACTCCATATGGGAACACAGTCTTCTGGACCCTGCTCAGGTACAGAGCGGTCGGAGGAAACCCAACCCCCAGGACAAAGTCCA TCCCACTAAGTCAGAGTTCATCAGAGCCAAATACCAGATGCTGGCCTTTGTGCACAAGCTGCCCTGCCGCGATGATGATGGCGTCACCACCAAGGACCTCAGCAAG CAACTTCACTCAAGTGTGCGGACGGGAAGTTTAGAGACGTGTCTTCGGCTCCTGTCCCTCGGCGCTCAGGCCAACTTCTTCCACCCG GAGAAAGGCACTACCCCGCTCCATGTGGCAGCCAAGGCAGGTCAGATCCTGCAGGCtgagctgctggtggtgtaCGGTGCAGACCCCGGAGCACCTGACATCAACGGACGCACACCTATGGACTACGCAAG GCAGGCGGGTCATATAGAGCTAGCAGAGCGGCTGGTAGAGTGTCAGTATGAACTGACGGACAGACTAGCCTTCTACCTTTGTGGACGGCGCCCAG aTCACAAGAATGGCCATTATATCATTCCTCAAATGGCAGACAG AGCTCGTCCTAAGTGCCCGACACAGAG TCTGGACCTCTCAGAATTGGCCAAGGCTGCCAAGAAGAAGCTCCAAGCG CTCAACAATCGGCTCTTTGAGGAGTTAGCGATGGATGTCTATGACGAGGTAGATCGCAGAGAAAACGATGCAG TGTGGCTTACAACCCAGAACCACAGCACTCTGGTCACAGAACGCAGCGCAGTGCCCTTCCTACCAGTCAATCCTGAGTACTCTGCCACACGTAACCAG GGCCGTCAGAAGCTGGCTCGTTTCAACGCTCGGGAGTTTGCCACGCTTATCATCGACATCCTGAGTGACGCCAAAAGGAGACAGCAGGGGAAAGGGCTCAGCAGTCCTACTG ATCAATTGGATTTGGGCATAGATGATGACCAGCATGACTACGACAGCGTAGCTTCCGATGAAGACACAGACAGCGAGCTTACCACCCAGAACAATAACAACACACAACGCAGCAACCGTGCAAAG AGTATGGACTCATCAGATTTGTCAGATGGCCCCATCACCCTGCAGGAGTACCTGGAGGTGAAGAAGGCTCTGGCCTCCTCAGAAGCCAAGGTGCAGCAGCTGATGAAGGTTAACAACAACCTGAGCGAGGAGCTCCGGCGGCTTCAGAAGGAG ATCACGCGGATGCAGACAGAGAACAGTGCGATGCGGGGGGGCCAGCAGGCTGGGGGGGCAGCTGGCCATGGGGTAGGGGGgcctggtggaggaggaggcggaggaggccACTGGCAAGGGGGTGGGATGAGAGGAATAAGCGGAGGGGGTCTGGGTGGGTTTGGGCCAGGAGCGGACCCCCCGGGGCTGTCGGTGCCCTCCTCAGTCGCCCCCCACTCCCATCCCCATCGAAGGGACCGCCAGGCCTTCTCAATGTACGAGCCAGGGGCAGCCCCAGGCCCTACGGCCCATGGTCCCCCAGCCCTGGACTCCCTGGCAGCCCGCCTGCAGCCCCTCAACACACCCAGC GTACGGAAGGGTGGCTCAGGGGGTCCAGCACCGTATGGAGGCCAGCATCTGTCTGGATCTACAGAGATGGGCAGATACATG GTCCCCAAACCAGAGAAGCATGGCAGTGGCACTGACAGCGACtatgacaacacacaaacatacgaCCTCTCGCTAAG cagtgaggaggaagGTCGCGGGGAGTctgaggagggaggaggtggggagGCGGGGGAGCCGGACCCCACCCTGCCCTGCACAGAGGATGTCATACTGAAGACTGAGCAGGTGACCAAGAACATCCAGGAGCTGCTCAGGGCTGCTCAGGAGTTCAAACACGACAG CTTTGTTCCATGTTCTGAGAAGATCCACTCTGCTGTCACTGAGATGGCCTCACTCTTCCCCAAA CGCCCAGCGTTGGACGCAGTCCACTGCTCTCTCCGCCTGTTGGCTTCCAGTGCCTCGCGGTTGCAGGTTGAGTGCCGTAAGGCGGCACCCTCGGAGCCAGGGGGCCCCGCAGTGGACTACCAGCTCCTCACTCAGCAGGTCATCCAGTGCGCCTATGACATTGCCAAGGCCGCCAAGCAACTGGTCACTATCACCACTCGTGAGAAAAAACAGTGA
- the git1 gene encoding ARF GTPase-activating protein GIT1 isoform X1: MSRKLQRTEVCADCSAPDPGWTSINRGVLICDECCSVHRSLGRHISIVKHLRHSGWPPALLQMVQTLASNGANSIWEHSLLDPAQVQSGRRKPNPQDKVHPTKSEFIRAKYQMLAFVHKLPCRDDDGVTTKDLSKQLHSSVRTGSLETCLRLLSLGAQANFFHPEKGTTPLHVAAKAGQILQAELLVVYGADPGAPDINGRTPMDYARQAGHIELAERLVECQYELTDRLAFYLCGRRPDHKNGHYIIPQMADRARPKCPTQSLDLSELAKAAKKKLQALNNRLFEELAMDVYDEVDRRENDAVWLTTQNHSTLVTERSAVPFLPVNPEYSATRNQGRQKLARFNAREFATLIIDILSDAKRRQQGKGLSSPTDQLDLGIDDDQHDYDSVASDEDTDSELTTQNNNNTQRSNRAKSMDSSDLSDGPITLQEYLEVKKALASSEAKVQQLMKVNNNLSEELRRLQKEITRMQTENSAMRGGQQAGGAAGHGVGGPGGGGGGGGHWQGGGMRGISGGGLGGFGPGADPPGLSVPSSVAPHSHPHRRDRQAFSMYEPGAAPGPTAHGPPALDSLAARLQPLNTPSVRKGGSGGPAPYGGQHLSGSTEMGRYMVPKPEKHGSGTDSDYDNTQTYDLSLRAVNLGHRLTRSMGRSSEEEGRGESEEGGGGEAGEPDPTLPCTEDVILKTEQVTKNIQELLRAAQEFKHDSFVPCSEKIHSAVTEMASLFPKRPALDAVHCSLRLLASSASRLQVECRKAAPSEPGGPAVDYQLLTQQVIQCAYDIAKAAKQLVTITTREKKQ; this comes from the exons ATGTCGAGGAAGCTACAGAGGACAGAAGTCTGCGCTGACTGCAGTGCGCCAG ACCCGGGCTGGACCAGTATCAACCGAGGGGTCCTGATCTGTGATGAATGCTGTTCAGTCCACCGCAGCTTAGGCCGCCATATCTCCATAGTCAAGCACCTGAGGCACAGCGGATGGCCTCCCGCACTACTGCAG ATGGTTCAGACCTTGGCCAGTAACGGGGCCAACTCCATATGGGAACACAGTCTTCTGGACCCTGCTCAGGTACAGAGCGGTCGGAGGAAACCCAACCCCCAGGACAAAGTCCA TCCCACTAAGTCAGAGTTCATCAGAGCCAAATACCAGATGCTGGCCTTTGTGCACAAGCTGCCCTGCCGCGATGATGATGGCGTCACCACCAAGGACCTCAGCAAG CAACTTCACTCAAGTGTGCGGACGGGAAGTTTAGAGACGTGTCTTCGGCTCCTGTCCCTCGGCGCTCAGGCCAACTTCTTCCACCCG GAGAAAGGCACTACCCCGCTCCATGTGGCAGCCAAGGCAGGTCAGATCCTGCAGGCtgagctgctggtggtgtaCGGTGCAGACCCCGGAGCACCTGACATCAACGGACGCACACCTATGGACTACGCAAG GCAGGCGGGTCATATAGAGCTAGCAGAGCGGCTGGTAGAGTGTCAGTATGAACTGACGGACAGACTAGCCTTCTACCTTTGTGGACGGCGCCCAG aTCACAAGAATGGCCATTATATCATTCCTCAAATGGCAGACAG AGCTCGTCCTAAGTGCCCGACACAGAG TCTGGACCTCTCAGAATTGGCCAAGGCTGCCAAGAAGAAGCTCCAAGCG CTCAACAATCGGCTCTTTGAGGAGTTAGCGATGGATGTCTATGACGAGGTAGATCGCAGAGAAAACGATGCAG TGTGGCTTACAACCCAGAACCACAGCACTCTGGTCACAGAACGCAGCGCAGTGCCCTTCCTACCAGTCAATCCTGAGTACTCTGCCACACGTAACCAG GGCCGTCAGAAGCTGGCTCGTTTCAACGCTCGGGAGTTTGCCACGCTTATCATCGACATCCTGAGTGACGCCAAAAGGAGACAGCAGGGGAAAGGGCTCAGCAGTCCTACTG ATCAATTGGATTTGGGCATAGATGATGACCAGCATGACTACGACAGCGTAGCTTCCGATGAAGACACAGACAGCGAGCTTACCACCCAGAACAATAACAACACACAACGCAGCAACCGTGCAAAG AGTATGGACTCATCAGATTTGTCAGATGGCCCCATCACCCTGCAGGAGTACCTGGAGGTGAAGAAGGCTCTGGCCTCCTCAGAAGCCAAGGTGCAGCAGCTGATGAAGGTTAACAACAACCTGAGCGAGGAGCTCCGGCGGCTTCAGAAGGAG ATCACGCGGATGCAGACAGAGAACAGTGCGATGCGGGGGGGCCAGCAGGCTGGGGGGGCAGCTGGCCATGGGGTAGGGGGgcctggtggaggaggaggcggaggaggccACTGGCAAGGGGGTGGGATGAGAGGAATAAGCGGAGGGGGTCTGGGTGGGTTTGGGCCAGGAGCGGACCCCCCGGGGCTGTCGGTGCCCTCCTCAGTCGCCCCCCACTCCCATCCCCATCGAAGGGACCGCCAGGCCTTCTCAATGTACGAGCCAGGGGCAGCCCCAGGCCCTACGGCCCATGGTCCCCCAGCCCTGGACTCCCTGGCAGCCCGCCTGCAGCCCCTCAACACACCCAGC GTACGGAAGGGTGGCTCAGGGGGTCCAGCACCGTATGGAGGCCAGCATCTGTCTGGATCTACAGAGATGGGCAGATACATG GTCCCCAAACCAGAGAAGCATGGCAGTGGCACTGACAGCGACtatgacaacacacaaacatacgaCCTCTCGCTAAG AGCTGTAAATTTGGGCCACAGACTGACACGGAG TATGGGCcgcagcagtgaggaggaagGTCGCGGGGAGTctgaggagggaggaggtggggagGCGGGGGAGCCGGACCCCACCCTGCCCTGCACAGAGGATGTCATACTGAAGACTGAGCAGGTGACCAAGAACATCCAGGAGCTGCTCAGGGCTGCTCAGGAGTTCAAACACGACAG CTTTGTTCCATGTTCTGAGAAGATCCACTCTGCTGTCACTGAGATGGCCTCACTCTTCCCCAAA CGCCCAGCGTTGGACGCAGTCCACTGCTCTCTCCGCCTGTTGGCTTCCAGTGCCTCGCGGTTGCAGGTTGAGTGCCGTAAGGCGGCACCCTCGGAGCCAGGGGGCCCCGCAGTGGACTACCAGCTCCTCACTCAGCAGGTCATCCAGTGCGCCTATGACATTGCCAAGGCCGCCAAGCAACTGGTCACTATCACCACTCGTGAGAAAAAACAGTGA
- the git1 gene encoding ARF GTPase-activating protein GIT1 isoform X2 yields MSRKLQRTEVCADCSAPDPGWTSINRGVLICDECCSVHRSLGRHISIVKHLRHSGWPPALLQMVQTLASNGANSIWEHSLLDPAQVQSGRRKPNPQDKVHPTKSEFIRAKYQMLAFVHKLPCRDDDGVTTKDLSKQLHSSVRTGSLETCLRLLSLGAQANFFHPEKGTTPLHVAAKAGQILQAELLVVYGADPGAPDINGRTPMDYARQAGHIELAERLVECQYELTDRLAFYLCGRRPDHKNGHYIIPQMADSLDLSELAKAAKKKLQALNNRLFEELAMDVYDEVDRRENDAVWLTTQNHSTLVTERSAVPFLPVNPEYSATRNQGRQKLARFNAREFATLIIDILSDAKRRQQGKGLSSPTDQLDLGIDDDQHDYDSVASDEDTDSELTTQNNNNTQRSNRAKSMDSSDLSDGPITLQEYLEVKKALASSEAKVQQLMKVNNNLSEELRRLQKEITRMQTENSAMRGGQQAGGAAGHGVGGPGGGGGGGGHWQGGGMRGISGGGLGGFGPGADPPGLSVPSSVAPHSHPHRRDRQAFSMYEPGAAPGPTAHGPPALDSLAARLQPLNTPSVRKGGSGGPAPYGGQHLSGSTEMGRYMVPKPEKHGSGTDSDYDNTQTYDLSLRAVNLGHRLTRSMGRSSEEEGRGESEEGGGGEAGEPDPTLPCTEDVILKTEQVTKNIQELLRAAQEFKHDSFVPCSEKIHSAVTEMASLFPKRPALDAVHCSLRLLASSASRLQVECRKAAPSEPGGPAVDYQLLTQQVIQCAYDIAKAAKQLVTITTREKKQ; encoded by the exons ATGTCGAGGAAGCTACAGAGGACAGAAGTCTGCGCTGACTGCAGTGCGCCAG ACCCGGGCTGGACCAGTATCAACCGAGGGGTCCTGATCTGTGATGAATGCTGTTCAGTCCACCGCAGCTTAGGCCGCCATATCTCCATAGTCAAGCACCTGAGGCACAGCGGATGGCCTCCCGCACTACTGCAG ATGGTTCAGACCTTGGCCAGTAACGGGGCCAACTCCATATGGGAACACAGTCTTCTGGACCCTGCTCAGGTACAGAGCGGTCGGAGGAAACCCAACCCCCAGGACAAAGTCCA TCCCACTAAGTCAGAGTTCATCAGAGCCAAATACCAGATGCTGGCCTTTGTGCACAAGCTGCCCTGCCGCGATGATGATGGCGTCACCACCAAGGACCTCAGCAAG CAACTTCACTCAAGTGTGCGGACGGGAAGTTTAGAGACGTGTCTTCGGCTCCTGTCCCTCGGCGCTCAGGCCAACTTCTTCCACCCG GAGAAAGGCACTACCCCGCTCCATGTGGCAGCCAAGGCAGGTCAGATCCTGCAGGCtgagctgctggtggtgtaCGGTGCAGACCCCGGAGCACCTGACATCAACGGACGCACACCTATGGACTACGCAAG GCAGGCGGGTCATATAGAGCTAGCAGAGCGGCTGGTAGAGTGTCAGTATGAACTGACGGACAGACTAGCCTTCTACCTTTGTGGACGGCGCCCAG aTCACAAGAATGGCCATTATATCATTCCTCAAATGGCAGACAG TCTGGACCTCTCAGAATTGGCCAAGGCTGCCAAGAAGAAGCTCCAAGCG CTCAACAATCGGCTCTTTGAGGAGTTAGCGATGGATGTCTATGACGAGGTAGATCGCAGAGAAAACGATGCAG TGTGGCTTACAACCCAGAACCACAGCACTCTGGTCACAGAACGCAGCGCAGTGCCCTTCCTACCAGTCAATCCTGAGTACTCTGCCACACGTAACCAG GGCCGTCAGAAGCTGGCTCGTTTCAACGCTCGGGAGTTTGCCACGCTTATCATCGACATCCTGAGTGACGCCAAAAGGAGACAGCAGGGGAAAGGGCTCAGCAGTCCTACTG ATCAATTGGATTTGGGCATAGATGATGACCAGCATGACTACGACAGCGTAGCTTCCGATGAAGACACAGACAGCGAGCTTACCACCCAGAACAATAACAACACACAACGCAGCAACCGTGCAAAG AGTATGGACTCATCAGATTTGTCAGATGGCCCCATCACCCTGCAGGAGTACCTGGAGGTGAAGAAGGCTCTGGCCTCCTCAGAAGCCAAGGTGCAGCAGCTGATGAAGGTTAACAACAACCTGAGCGAGGAGCTCCGGCGGCTTCAGAAGGAG ATCACGCGGATGCAGACAGAGAACAGTGCGATGCGGGGGGGCCAGCAGGCTGGGGGGGCAGCTGGCCATGGGGTAGGGGGgcctggtggaggaggaggcggaggaggccACTGGCAAGGGGGTGGGATGAGAGGAATAAGCGGAGGGGGTCTGGGTGGGTTTGGGCCAGGAGCGGACCCCCCGGGGCTGTCGGTGCCCTCCTCAGTCGCCCCCCACTCCCATCCCCATCGAAGGGACCGCCAGGCCTTCTCAATGTACGAGCCAGGGGCAGCCCCAGGCCCTACGGCCCATGGTCCCCCAGCCCTGGACTCCCTGGCAGCCCGCCTGCAGCCCCTCAACACACCCAGC GTACGGAAGGGTGGCTCAGGGGGTCCAGCACCGTATGGAGGCCAGCATCTGTCTGGATCTACAGAGATGGGCAGATACATG GTCCCCAAACCAGAGAAGCATGGCAGTGGCACTGACAGCGACtatgacaacacacaaacatacgaCCTCTCGCTAAG AGCTGTAAATTTGGGCCACAGACTGACACGGAG TATGGGCcgcagcagtgaggaggaagGTCGCGGGGAGTctgaggagggaggaggtggggagGCGGGGGAGCCGGACCCCACCCTGCCCTGCACAGAGGATGTCATACTGAAGACTGAGCAGGTGACCAAGAACATCCAGGAGCTGCTCAGGGCTGCTCAGGAGTTCAAACACGACAG CTTTGTTCCATGTTCTGAGAAGATCCACTCTGCTGTCACTGAGATGGCCTCACTCTTCCCCAAA CGCCCAGCGTTGGACGCAGTCCACTGCTCTCTCCGCCTGTTGGCTTCCAGTGCCTCGCGGTTGCAGGTTGAGTGCCGTAAGGCGGCACCCTCGGAGCCAGGGGGCCCCGCAGTGGACTACCAGCTCCTCACTCAGCAGGTCATCCAGTGCGCCTATGACATTGCCAAGGCCGCCAAGCAACTGGTCACTATCACCACTCGTGAGAAAAAACAGTGA